The following proteins are encoded in a genomic region of Triticum dicoccoides isolate Atlit2015 ecotype Zavitan chromosome 1B, WEW_v2.0, whole genome shotgun sequence:
- the LOC119310724 gene encoding cytochrome P450 89A2-like, producing the protein MELTAWPPLLLLITLSLSLAAALLFLLSCRHSVEKKVTGKELPPGPPAQLFLAKFLALRRSIFHLAPLLRELHARYGPVISIRLFRALVFVSDRHLAHRVLVQGGATFADRPRLFEPGLLFTSGSRNINAAPYGPYWRLVRRNLASEALHPACVSQFAPARRRMRDMLVRDLRARGAAGDPVEVRTPFRNAMFDLLVYMSLGARLAPEMLDEMQEMQLWVVRTITGFPIFSFLPALTKRLFRKRWEAHLAVRRRQDEILLPLIETRRSVSVPRGADNPPCYADSLLALRVADEGGRPLTDSELVSLCSEFLSGGTDSTVTSLEWIMGELVNHPDMQAKVYEEVRSKAELSEGDLQRMPYLKAVVLEGLRLHPPAHFLLPHAVQSDTEIGGYRVPKGADVNFLVAEYGRDETVWAAAREFRPERFLDGGEGCGVDITGSREIKMMPFGACRRMCPGYTLAMLHVFVGSLVRELEWLPAADGEEVDMTEVLDFTTLMKHPLRVRAIPRT; encoded by the coding sequence ATGGAGCTCACGGCCTGGCCACCGCTCCTCTTGCTCATCACTCTCTCACTCTCGCTCGCAGCTGCGCTCCTCTTCTTGCTCAGCTGCCGCCACAGCGTCGAGAAGAAGGTGACCGGGAAGGAGCTTCCCCCAGGCCCACCGGCGCAGCTCTTCCTGGCCAAGTTCCTAGCGCTCCGGCGATCCATCTTCCACCTTGCGCCGCTCCTCCGCGAGCTGCACGCGCGCTACGGCCCCGTCATCTCCATCCGCCTCTTCCGCGccctcgtcttcgtctccgaccgcCACCTCGCCCACCGCGTCCTCGTCCAGGGCGGCGCCACCTTCGCCGACCGCCCGAGGCTCTTCGAGCCGGGCCTCCTCTTCACCTCCGGCTCCCGCAACATCAACGCCGCGCCCTACGGGCCTTACTGGCGCCTCGTCCGCCGCAACCTCGCCTCCGAGGCGCTGCACCCGGCCTGCGTCAGCCAGTTCGCGCCCGCGAGGCGCCGGATGCGCGACATGCTCGTCCGCGACCTCCGCGCGCGCGGCGCCGCCGGCGACCCCGTCGAGGTGAGGACGCCGTTCCGGAACGCCATGTTCGACCTGCTGGTGTACATGAGCCTCGGCGCCAGGCTCGCCCCGGAGATGCTCGACGAGATGCAGGAGATGCAGCTGTGGGTCGTCCGCACCATCACCGGCTTCCCCATCTTTTCCTTCTTGCCGGCGCTCACCAAGAGGCTCTTCCGCAAGCGATGGGAAGCGCACCTTGCCGTCCGCCGGAGGCAGGACGAGATCTTGCTCCCGCTGATCGAAACAAGGCGTTCCGTTTCCGTGCCCCGCGGCGCTGACAACCCACCGTGCTACGCCGACTCGCTTCTGGCGCTGCGTGTGGCGGACGAAGGCGGCCGCCCGCTCACGGACTCCGAGCTCGTCAGTCTCTGCTCCGAGTTCTTGAGCGGTGGCACGGACAGCACGGTGACCTCGCTGGAATGGATCATGGGGGAGCTGGTGAACCATCCGGACATGCAGGCCAAGGTCTACGAGGAGGTCAGGAGCAAGGCGGAGCTCAGTGAAGGCGACCTGCAGCGGATGCCGTACCTGAAGGCCGTCGTCCTCGAGGGGCTGCGGCTCCACCCGCCGGCTCACTTCCTCCTCCCTCACGCCGTGCAGAGCGACACGGAGATCGGCGGCTACAGGGTCCCCAAGGGCGCGGATGTCAACTTCCTGGTCGCTGAGTACGGGCGCGACGAGACGGtgtgggcggcggcgcgggagttCCGGCCGGAGCGGTtcctggacggcggcgaggggtgcGGCGTGGACATCACGGGTAGCAGAGAGATCAAGATGATGCCCTTCGGAGCGTGCCGCAGGATGTGCCCGGGATACACGCTCGCCATGCTGCACGTCTTCGTCGGGAGCCTCGTGAGGGAGCTggagtggctgccggcggcggacgGAGAGGAGGTGGACATGACCGAGGTGCTGGATTTCACCACCCTCATGAAGCATCCCCTCCGTGTTCGCGCCATCCCAAGGACTTGA